tgagaaaaccaataatgacacaactgaagaaatatctgagaagaagtagaaattaatgaagaacaaaatactgaaagtgaagaatcacaactacaagcagacacagaaccaagacgttcaatgagagagaacaaaggaaaaccaccaaaacgtctctcatacaagacaagcacaagaaaaatctatgagtctACCTTTTGTGAAGACATATCTAAACTTcctgtagaagaagctaataaatggatagaagaaacagaaattaaatccatgcaagattcaaatacatggacactaacagatttaccagaaggaagaaaaaccataggatgtaaatggatttttaaagttaaataccaaacagatggcacagctgaaagataccgagcaagacttgtagctaaagggtattctcaaaaatatggagaagactatgatgagacatttgctccagttgtcaaacacactacaataagaactttacttacagttgcagcaatgaaacagatgcaactgagacatctggatgtaaagacagcttttctgaatggagatttaacagaagacatttatatggaacaacctccaggattcaaagatgaaagaaatccaaacaaagtttgtaaactacagaaaagcatatatggtttaaagcaggggtccccaactccagtcctcaaggcccaccaacatgtcatgttttcaggatttccttaatcttgcccaggtaataattgcatcacctgtgcaatgcaaaggaaatcctgaaaacatgacctgttggtgggccttgaggactggagttggggacccctggtttaaagcaagcagctaaagcgtggaatgacaaaataacggaagtacttacaaatgaaaaatttcaaagaagcaaagctgatccatgcttatacacaaaaaggctgattaatagatggatttacatactcatatatgtagaagacattttgatttgttttgaacaagaaagggatcacgaaaacattctaaaaatcctgaagcaacatttcaaaatcaaagacttgggaaatgtaaaacaatatctaggaatacaggtagaaagagaagaagacggAAGTTTCcttctgaatcaaaatcacatgattcaagacataacagaaacatttggattaaaggatgcaaaaacagtaaagtctccaatggaaactaattatctcaaagagatgaacagtgaaaaaaatatgctaccaaataatgaagaatacagaacagcaataggaaaactactgtatctagcgactgTTACAAGACCAgatatcgcagcagcagtaggaatcctgagtagaaaggtatcaaaaccaaataaagctgattggaatgccatgAAGAGAGTAATgcattatttgaaaggaactagcaatgttaagctgaaattacccacaagcgatgattgcattttaacaggatatgttgatgcagattgggctggagatccaactgacagaaaatctaccagtggacatatttttttcctctcaggtggaccaataagttggacaagtaagaaacagttaattgtgacactatcttcaacagaagcagaatatgttgccgcagcacacgcgagtcaagaagtactgtggttaagacaattgttgacagaattaggacaaccacagttggcaccaacaaaactaagaggacaatcaaggatgtcttgttcttgctcagatgggaagagtcaatccaagaaccaagcatattgatgtgaaatatttcttgagagatcatcaggaacaaggaatcttgaagttagagtactgtcctactgaagaaaagaCAGCAGACATCTTCACGAAggtgttgaatgctgataaacatcagagactaataaaaaagttgggtttgattgaataagtccttactgttgagaaagggtgttggcatatgcaacagattaggacttattataattGAACGgatgactttatactaaccagacagcagatggcgatagtgtgtaaagttagacacttgctgtaatgtggggagggaagctgtcaattgttggttgttttcttacttcctgttttttttcttcttcttcttgaatGTGttatgtcttcagtgcacggagtgtgtgacactgaattgtatctcatgtttatccagtatgaagtaaatactgtttactcaagatatcttgctgattgaagctctggtaagtacagcggtgactgcaagaagacgcactctgcaatagacaacaccaatgctgcctgtgtacccctgtaacctatttaaacctgcatcgagcctacttttttattttaggcctactaagtctgtctgcggtccctccttgcaatcgtcctccactgaccacaccaatgctgcctgtgtacccctgtaacctatttaaacctgcatcgagcctactttttttattttaggcctattaagtctgtctgcggtccctccttgcaatcgtcctccactgaccacaccaatgctgcccgtgtacctctgtaaccttttttaaactgcattgagccaacttagtggtgtaaggcctactacctgtgtctgtttgcgccactgaatacagctgatatttttaatctgaaactgcatttgggctacttgtttggttggggcctactaacggtgtatgccgctccttggtaatctcctggtttgttttcctgagcttcgatcttcaggctttcggtctaTGTTTTTAATAGGaatctgcatttgggctactagtttggttggggcctactaacggtttctgccgctccttggtgttctcctggatttttgccttagcttcaatcttcaggctttcggcctatatttttaatattaaactgcattttgcctactagtttggttgggccccactaacggtgtctgccgctcctagatgttctcctggtttactttcctgagcttcaatgttcaggttttcggcctatatttttaatattaaactgcatttggcctactagtttggttggggcctactaatggagtCTGCCGCTCCtagatgttctcctggtttactttcctgagcttcaatgttcaggttttcggcctatatttttaatattaaactgcatttggcctaccagtttggttgggccccactaacagtgtctgccgctccttggtgttgtcctacaaggaaaaaagctgagcttcaatcttcaggctttcggcctatatcagatatttcactgcatttggcctactagtttggttggggcctactaacggtgtctgccgctcctaggtgttctcctggtttactttcctgagcttcaatcttcaggctttcggcctatatttttaatatgaaactgcatttaggctactagtttggttgagcatactaatggtgtctgccgctctttgctgttctcctccactgaacaaagcagtgtcgcctgtttactactgttaccaattttgaacagcatttagcctacttaattatttgggcctactcactgtgtcagcctctcattacagttgtcctccactgaacaaagcaatgccgcctggttagtcctgttaacaattttgaactgcatttagcccactttattatttgggcctatatctgtgttttctcctcatcctgcccatttcccagccagtgctagatgagtctgctggtacattgacccagaccactacattccccttgaacgctatacagccagaatgtgaccctgctgaaagtcagattccccttcccgcatactataccaccttacacggggacaaagaggaacgtgcagatgaaagtacaaagaggtgcacactgagccaatgtaatcaatataaacaaatctttattgagaccaaaacttcagtgctaaactttaaaaacatacattaaaaacagcataaaacatatgcctatacacgttactttcaatgtcctctgtatggggacatgatagaaaccagaccccctaggaaaaataatcctgtggcgtagctccgtgagttgcaaaatagtataaagtcagagcaatgcagataagtgtcctgtggtgccgtcctgacgtggtttaataatgtccaaaatagatatccggctcttgttatatataataatactatgatatcccaaggtttagatgactaattaagaacatgcagatatccatttaatatgtccactaagtactaaacaatgagcccttcatatattgtgggcatggaaatgcacataaacaatattatgatacatttagaaaaaaaaaaaaaaagacagaaatggaaccacaggcatcacccactacatgtgaagataaataagtaatatactcactaggagacagggtctggaagctccctacgcgtatcgccactcctggtggcttcgtcaggggtaatgaTGATATACAAGTCGTGTCCAGCATATATAGCGTAAGTGCACTTACTTATTGGTCAGCTAATGCCGACACCTGTGTTCGGCAGTCTCTGACCAATAGGAACCAGTCAGTAAGTCTTGAGTGGGGATAAGTAAAACCTGTCCTTATTTGTAGACGGTCTAATAATGTCGACTTTCTTTTTCTGCCTATGGTGTTTTCCCATTTGTTTGGGGTTCTGAGTGGTGGCACgcccatatatgtgtatatatatagagagcatTAAATAATAATTATCTTCACGTTTATTCATTAGCAGTCTACAATATGGCTTATGATCTCAACACCCGGGAGGCCTTATGGAACAGTCAGAGTGGGGATATTTTTCTTGATACACCAGTAAATGAAGGTTCGGATTTTAATAAACTTACCCGAGAACTCATGGACACACATAAAACCATCACAAAAATCTGGTGGAATGTTCGAACTTTAGAACAGTATCTAAAATTATCCATTTTTCCTCGAGGATTGAGGGTGCAAATTTTTCCGGCCTGGGAAGTCACTCCGGTTTTTAAAAGCATCTGGGAGGCAGGCCTGGCACAGTGCTCAAGAATCATGCTTAATCTGTTATTACAACATGATAATGAGACGTTATCAACACTTAAACAAAAAATAAAGAATCTGGAGGCACAACTGTCGACCTATGACCCTATAACACAAGTACAGCCTTTTCAAAAAAATCTAAAGGACACGATTACGAAATTTGAGCAGGAGATCATGACAGGAAAGAAAACTAAATTACAACGGGATAAACAGGATTATGAAAAGGGTACAGCCtacaggtggaaacattcgggtaaTAAAAGACCATTTTTTGCAACAAATCAACAGGACATGGGGGCCACAGCTGAGAGCAGtctgagcgatttttttttttttttagcctcagACACAAGCGACACGGACGGAGGACAAGGCGGGGAAAGAGAAATAAGAAAAAACAGGCGACCACGCTATCAGCCCATGCTAGGGCAGAAGAAGAGCAGCAGGCGCCAGAAATAACTAATAACCAGCTCCAAATCATTAACCTATCCACATATACTTTGTCTGAGGCAGAGAGGTCAGTCCTTCAGAGGGGTCTCACTTTTTCTCCCATGCTAACTACGGATAAGTTTACCGTTATTAAAGATCTATATCTATTTTGCAGAAAAATTGTCTTGAAAGCATTACATCATAAACCAGAACTTTTTCCGGACTCCACAGCGACAGTAGATAGACGGGTTTTTCACGATCTCCTGGAACTCCTGAATGAAAACGATGACACTGCAGGTAGGAAAAGCTTTCCTCATAGACTACCCTCTACTACTACTCCTCCCTTGTCTCTCGTACCTTCGGTTAAAACCTTCTTTGAAGTGGTCAAGGCAGATATACATAATCTACCAATAatcaaaaataaagaacaaaatttgTCAGTGACTGACAGGAAGGCCTTGGCTGGCTTAAAAACCAACAAGACATTCCTTATAAAGGAGGCAGACAAAGGGGGGAATGTAGTTCTGTGGCCAATAGAGATGTATTTGGAAGAGGTGTCTAAACAACTGACCAACATTAAAAACTATGTGAAATTGCCGTCGGATCCTACACTAGTATTTAATGGGAAGCTGGAAAGGCTACTGGATGCAGCACTGATGGAGGGAGTGATTAGAAAAAGAGAAAGAGactatatatttgtaaaaaaaacagtGATTCCCACATTCTACTTGGTACCTAAAGTCCATAAAAATCTCACGTGCCCTCCTGGAAGACCTATCGTCTCGGGTATTGGAGGTATGGGGGAAAGAGCCTGTGAATACATAGACTTTTTTCTTCAGCCGTTGGTACAGGATTTGCCGTCCTATATCAGAGATTCAACACATCTCATAGAGAAATTGAAAGATGTGAGACTGCCAGAGCAGGCCTGGCTGGTGACAGCCgatgtttctgctctttacaccagCATTGCACATGATGACGGATTAAGGGCAGTAGATCATTTTCTAAGAAGAGTGCATCCTGGGGAGCTCCCACATAATTCCTTCCTTTTGAGCCTGCTCAGGTTTGTGTTAACACACAATTATTTtatatttgatttttcttttttcaaacaGTTATCGGGTACCGCGATGGGTGCCCGCTGTGCTCCTTCCTTTGCCAACCTTttcatgggttggtgggaggagaccagcGTGTACCCGTCGCGGGCCTTTAGAGAAAATGTTTTATATTGGTTTCGGTTTatcgatgacatttttttttatctgggCAGGCTCAAGGGAGGGATGTGAGGACTTCCTCCGGATGCTGAATGATAATGTATATAACATTCATTTAACCTTTGAAATATCCTTGTCTACAGTGGGATTTCTAGATCTAAGACTCATCCGTCAAAATGACATCATATATACAGACCTGTTCCGGAAAAACACGGCAGCTAATGGATTATTGGATTTTAAAAGTTTCCATCCTCATCATCTGAAGAAAAATTTACCTACTGGTCAATTTCACAGAATCCGGAGGAACTGTACCCTACAGAGTGATTTTTGCTCTCAAGCTAAGGCCCTCTCAACGCGTCTGCAGGCAAGAGGTTATCCGAGATCGATTATAAAAAATGCCCTACAGCAAACTAAATCTATCCCAAGGACACAACTGTTAAAACCGAGAAACAGGAAAGTGGATAACGAACTCAGGTATATAACTACATTCCACAATCATTGGAAGGAAGTCTCCGAATTATTCAGGAGACACTGGAACATCTTGAAAACAGACCCTAAGGTGACAGACCTTGTACCAGAGCGCCCTCTAATTACAGCTAGGAGGGCACCAAATTTACGAGACTCCCTCTCAAGGAGCCACTTTATTAAACCAACTTTGAAACTGGGCAGGGGATGTACCCTCAGAGGTATGTATCCATGCGGGGAATGCAATATTTGCTCGTTGGTAAGCAGGGGCTCCTGCTTTGCCAATCCCCTAGATGGGACTGAGTATAATCTAAAGGACTATATGAACTGTAAAACATCTAATGTGATCTATGCTTTGACATGCTCTTGCCCCAAGACCTATGTAGGACAGACTTCCCAGGAGCTTCGCAAAAGAGTACAACAGCATATCTCTAATATTAATTGCGCCAAACAAGATATATCCAAAGGCAAAATGGTTTCCACAGTAGCCATGCATTTTTTGCAGGTTCATTCTAGCAATACTCGGGATCTGCGGGTTACCGGCCTGCAGAAAATTCCACCAAATATCCGCAGAAGGGACAGACAGGGGGAATTGCTCAGACTAGAGGCCCGCTGGATATACCAGTTGGGATCAATATCACCAGGGGGCCTCAATGAGGATCTCCTCTATACAGGATTCCTTCTGCCCTAGATGGgttcatcatcatttttttttttttttttttttctcttgggatAACATGGTAAAATATTACTCACACTAGTGGACCAGAGTCCGTATTTTTGGACACTTGGTTAACAGCGTTCTGTATTGCATAGATGCACAAACAGTTTATCATCTAGTGGAAAACTGATGCCCGTAAGGCAATAGATAGGACTTTTCTGGATCTTAATAAACACTGTGTAGGAATAACAAGAGATTTACTATTACCTCATCAAAAATGGAGTTTTAAGAACGAATTATTATAGGAATGACTTCCCTGTAGATATTGCGTAGGCATACTTAGTAATGGTGGTTATAGGGCTGGCGATGGGCTCTAGCAACAGCGCGTCGTGCAGGCGCAATAAGCGAACCATATCGGTAGATCAGCGTCTGGTTTCTAGGACGCCTAGAAACTATGAAGTGATGTATTTTGGtcgcactgcgcaggcgcgactAGCGGACGCTTACTATCGGAATATGGTGCAGGTGTAAAGTACATCTACATTAGTGGACCAGCGTCTGTATCTCCAGACGCCAGGCAATTAGGGGATTATATTGCATAGATGCACAATTAGTATATCTTGCAGCTGGTAACTCATGCCCGTATGGCTTTACAATAGACATGATTTTCCCAGATTTTGATAGCACTGCGCAGGTGCAcaaaggagaaactttttttttttttttcctaattaacCTTGGAGTTTTCCATAAGAGAAAAATGTATTTTGTAGGTATGATTTGTCCGCAAGTACTGCGCAAACGCATTCAGTAAATAGTCATTATAGGGCTGGCGCCGGACTTTAGTAATAGCGTATCATGCAGGTGCAAAAGCGGCCTGCATTGAAAGACAAATGTCTGGTTCCAGGACGCTGTATAATTAAGATGCATTTTGTTCGCATTGCGCAGACGCGGAAAATGGAGGACACCTATTGGACTGACGTCAGGCCTCTAAAACGTTCGGTAACCAAGGGAACTTCTCACAAGTTTCACTTCACCAATCGGAGTCTACATTGCACAGCAGAGAAGGGAGGGGAACTGTGACATTATTAGACCGTCTACAAATAAGGACAGGTTTTACTTATCCCCACTCAAGACTTACTGACTGGTTCCTATTGGTCAGAGATTGCCGAACACAGGTGTCGGCATTAGCTGACCAATAAGTAAGTGCACTTACGCTATATATGCTGGACACGACTTGTATATCatcatttcccctgacgaagccaccaggagtggcgatacgcgtagggagcttccagaccctgtctcctagtgagtatattacttatttatcttcacatgtagtgggtgatgcctgtggttccatttctgtctttttttttttctaaatgtatcataatattgtttatgtgcatttccatgcccacaatatatgaagggctcattatttagtacttagtggacatattaaatggatatctgcatgttcttaattagtcatctaaaccttgggatatcatagtattattatatataacaagagccggatatctattttggacattattaaaccacgtcaggacggcaccacaggacacttatctgcattgctctgactttatactattttgcaactcacggagctacgccacaggattatttttcctagggggtctggtttctatcatgtccccatacagaggacattgaaagtaacgtgtataggcatatgttttatgctgtttttaatgtatgtttttaaagtttagcactgaagttttggtctcaataaagatttgtttatattgattacattggctcagtgt
The Ranitomeya imitator isolate aRanImi1 chromosome 3, aRanImi1.pri, whole genome shotgun sequence genome window above contains:
- the LOC138671612 gene encoding uncharacterized protein, coding for MAYDLNTREALWNSQSGDIFLDTPVNEGSDFNKLTRELMDTHKTITKIWWNVRTLEQYLKLSIFPRGLRVQIFPAWEVTPVFKSIWEAGLAQCSRIMLNLLLQHDNETLSTLKQKIKNLEAQLSTYDPITQVQPFQKNLKDTITKFEQEIMTGKKTKLQRDKQDYEKEQSERFFFFFSLRHKRHGRRTRRGKRNKKKQATTLSAHARAEEEQQAPEITNNQLQIINLSTYTLSEAERKIVLKALHHKPELFPDSTATVDRRVFHDLLELLNENDDTAVGFLDLRLIRQNDIIYTDLFRKNTAANGLLDFKSFHPHHLKKNLPTGQFHRIRRNCTLQSDFCSQAKALSTRLQARGYPRSIIKNALQQTKSIPRTQLLKPRNRKVDNELRYITTFHNHWKEVSELFRRHWNILKTDPKVTDLVPERPLITARRAPNLRDSLSRSHFIKPTLKLGRGCTLRGMYPCGECNICSLVSRGSCFANPLDGTEYNLKDYMNCKTSNVIYALTCSCPKTYVGQTSQELRKRVQQHISNINCAKQDISKGKMVSTVAMHFLQVHSSNTRDLRVTGLQKIPPNIRRRDRQGELLRLEARWIYQLGSISPGGLNEDLLYTGFLLP